The following proteins come from a genomic window of Rutidosis leptorrhynchoides isolate AG116_Rl617_1_P2 chromosome 10, CSIRO_AGI_Rlap_v1, whole genome shotgun sequence:
- the LOC139870530 gene encoding ALBINO3-like protein 2, chloroplastic has protein sequence MISFADSSVQIPFFILGTASVRQMALNNYFGFESVSFEKSSLTTLPNIIGVLAKYYRFYLQFLTIPIAVAGFYLPQGSLIYWAANSTITLVQQLALKHPHVREKLGLPDKLSPVDSGNSRSMDGLEATFTVPMVKKPIQELSLLELFNLAIKHLSKGEQDRAVPLLRLALSKDPEYVRALIAMGQILLKDEKLVEATDYFERAVAKLLHVGHLTEIEEIDHLILASTWSGVALARQGKVAEGIVHLERIANMKEPEDAKTKTHYCDALLVLSSSLASIGRDEEAAKYLRILTSHDPAYGKYLKDVESEDNNFANDLENSRRKDY, from the exons ATGATTTCTTTTGCAGATTCCTCTGTTCAG ATTCCTTTCTTTATCTTGGGAACAGCAAGTGTTCGACAAATGGCACTGAATAATTATTTTGGCTTTGAAAGT gTTTCTTTTGAGAAGTCGTCTTTGACGACGCTCCCAAATATAATCGGCGTTTTAGCAAAG TATTACAGGTTCTACTTGCAGTTCCTCACAATTCCTATAGCTGTTGCTGGTTTTTATCTTCCCCAG gGAAGTTTGATATATTGGGCAGCTAATAGTACCATAACTCTTGTTCAG CAATTAGCTTTGAAGCATCCACATGTTCGAGAGAAGCTAGGGTTACCCGACAAGTTATCTCCGGTTGATTCTGGGAACTCCCGTTCGATGGATGGACTAGAAGCGACATTCACAGTCCCCATGGTTAAAAAACCTATTCAAGAACTATCACTGCTAGAACTATTTAAT CTTGCTATTAAACACTTATCGAAGGGGGAACAAGATAGAGCAGTTCCACTTTTAAG ACTGGCACTTTCGAAGGACCCTGAATATGTGAGAGCTTTGATTGCTATGGGCCAGATTTTGCTGAAAGATGAAAAATTGGTTGAGGCTACAGATTATTTCGAGCGTGCTGTTGCCAAA CTTCTTCACGTAGGCCATCTGACAGAAATTGAGGAGATTGATCATCTGATTCTTGCATCTACATGGTCAGGTGTGGCCCTTGCTAGGCAG GGTAAAGTTGCAGAAGGAATTGTACACCTAGAAAGAATAGCAAATATGAAAGAACCAGAGGATGCCAAGACCAAAACTCATTATTGTGATGCTTTGTTAGTACTTTCAAG CTCTTTAGCAAGCATAGGACGCGATGAAGAGGCAGCAAAGTATTTACGCATTCTAACTAGTCATGATCCAGCTTATGGTAAATACTTAAAAGATGTTGAAAGTGAAGACAACAATTTTGCAAATGATCTTGAAAATAGTAGGAGAAAAGATTATTGA